A single genomic interval of Armigeres subalbatus isolate Guangzhou_Male chromosome 1, GZ_Asu_2, whole genome shotgun sequence harbors:
- the LOC134212427 gene encoding malignant T-cell-amplified sequence 1 homolog, giving the protein MFKKFDEKESISGVQQLKSSVQKGIRNKLIEQYPHIEGHIDMVLPKKDQFRIVKCHDHIEILVNSAGDQLFFRHREGSWMPTLRLYHKYPFFLPMEQVDKGAIRFVLSGANIMCPGLTSPGACMTKVDKGTVVAIMAEGKNHALAIGQTTLSTDDIAKVNKGVGVENCHYLNDGLWQMKPVK; this is encoded by the exons ATGTTTAAAAA ATTCGACGAAAAGGAGAGCATCTCCGGTGTCCAGCAGCTAAAGTCGTCGGTCCAGAAGGGCATTCGGAATAAGCTCATCGAGCAGTATCCACATATCGAGGGCCATATCGATATGGTGCTGCCCAAGAAGGATCAGTTCCGCATTGTGAAATG ccACGATCACATCGAAATTTTGGTAAACAGCGCCGGGGATCAGCTATTTTTCCGGCACCGGGAGGGCTCGTGGATGCCCACACTGCGACTCTACCACAAGTACCCGTTTTTCCTGCCGATGGAACAAGTGGACAAAGGTGCCATCCGATTCGTACTGAGTGGGGCCAACATCATGTGCCCGGGTCTGACGTCGCCCGGTGCCTGCATGACCAAAGTGGACAAGGGCACGGTGGTGGCGATTATGGCTGAGGGCAAAAACCATGCCCTAGCCATCGGACAGACGACGCTGTCCACGGATGACAT aGCCAAGGTTAATAAGGGAGTCGGTGTGGAGAATTGTCACTATCTCAACGATGGTCTCTGGCAGATGAAACCGGTGAAGTAA
- the LOC134212434 gene encoding uncharacterized protein LOC134212434: MDILHPHLLSRQQLLDIFRQRHISIPRLEESSRDELISLYTKYLLPLPRRGASTSNAADCSSHNPPDVEMRDDALPKSTAPNGDIRRSNVRQRIVYSESPVDNVSHGMKKIKLINSGVGGAVANSSKTVVAKRTLEVSPSKSNSNGSAISPGPSKRQKITWP; the protein is encoded by the exons ATGGATATTTTACATCCTCATCTTCTCAGTAGACAGCAGCTCTTGGATATTTTTCGTCAG CGCCACATTTCGATTCCTCGCCTGGAGGAATCGTCCCGTGATGAACTAATCAGTCTCTACACGAAATATCTCCTCCCCTTGCCGCGGCGAGGAGCTTCTACCAGTAACGCCGCCGATTGTTCCTCCCATAATCCGCCAGATGTGGAAATGAGAGACGACGCCCTCCCGAAAAGCACCGCACCAAACGGCGACATCCGAAGGTCAAACGTACGACAAAGGATCGTATACTCGGAAAGTCCCGTGGACAATGTTAGTCAtggcatgaaaaaaatcaagttaATTAACAGCGGCGTTGGGGGCGCTGTCGCCAACAGTTCCAAAACAGTTGTGGCGAAACGAACCCTGGAGGTTAGTCCCAGTAAGAGCAATTCGAATGGCAGTGCGATCAGTCCTGGCCCTAGCAAGCGACAAAAGATTACGTGGCCGTAA